In the genome of Pediococcus claussenii ATCC BAA-344, one region contains:
- a CDS encoding IreB family regulatory phosphoprotein — translation MGKLDETMFFDFGNSQSEDVRETLKTVYDALAEKGYNPIDQIVGYLISGDPAYIPRLNDARNLIRKHQRDEIIEELVRFYLADQAKDTDKDQK, via the coding sequence ATGGGAAAACTCGATGAAACAATGTTTTTTGATTTTGGTAATAGTCAGTCTGAAGATGTCCGTGAGACTTTAAAAACTGTGTACGATGCCCTTGCAGAGAAGGGATATAATCCAATTGACCAAATTGTTGGATATCTGATTTCTGGTGATCCAGCATATATTCCCCGGCTAAATGATGCACGAAACTTAATTCGAAAACATCAACGTGATGAGATTATAGAAGAATTGGTGCGTTTCTACCTAGCAGATCAAGCAAAAGATACAGATAAGGACCAAAAGTAA
- a CDS encoding DUF948 domain-containing protein, with translation MTGGGIAAIIAAVALLVLVLFIGLVLVNASKTLGEINKSLSVVTRDVDLISHEAEDIMANANDLLKDVNGKVATIDPLFQAIADLSESTSDLNNATRNLAGKVTSTGKSKNTGKVATAVSVGKSAVDMYRNRKEKKTQSK, from the coding sequence ATGACTGGAGGCGGAATTGCAGCCATTATTGCTGCTGTCGCTCTACTAGTGTTAGTTCTATTCATTGGACTGGTACTGGTCAATGCGTCAAAAACTTTAGGTGAAATCAATAAAAGTTTGTCGGTTGTTACTCGGGATGTGGACTTGATTTCACACGAAGCGGAAGACATTATGGCGAACGCTAATGATTTACTAAAAGATGTGAATGGAAAGGTGGCAACAATTGATCCACTGTTTCAGGCAATTGCAGATCTAAGTGAATCAACATCTGATTTGAATAATGCTACCCGTAATCTTGCTGGTAAGGTTACGTCAACTGGAAAAAGTAAAAATACAGGTAAGGTAGCAACAGCGGTGAGCGTTGGTAAGAGTGCGGTAGACATGTATCGTAATCGTAAGGAAAAGAAAACTCAATCTAAATAA
- a CDS encoding endonuclease MutS2, with the protein MNNKILKTLEYSKIKSEINEFIGTASGRTELNEMVPAVEHSLVQNALTETLDAVNINRVKGGIPVPRLADISEALKRLKIDAVLNGQELSQIGNVLRTTRNVTDFFSDLENDDQLDMRILDQTSQELVTVPDVEQRLSRSLEGNGHLTNAASPDLAYLRSTITRIENEIRQKMEKLTRGNNAKYLSEPIVTIRNERFVLPVKTEYRSKLGGVVHDQSASGQTLYIEPEAVVELNNDLRQNQVAVVHEEQRIFQELSELVAPHRDTLKQNDHILGHFDLLNAKARYAAKIKATEPKISEDNQINLRKARHPLIDPKRVVGNDIRLGKDFKTLIITGPNTGGKTISLKTVGLLQLMGQSGIFIPANENSTIGIFDEIFADIGDEQSIEQNLSTFSSHMDNIIHILAQIDNNSLVLFDELGAGTDPKEGAALAIAILDDVRNHASLVMATTHYPELKTYGYERSETINASMEFNVETLKPTYKLLIGIPGQSNAFDISSRLGLDNRLISQARDLVDQDSQDLNNMIKDLTDRQRKVDKLYDQLDNTVGQASGYQKTIVDELNTLNNRRAQLLEQAKEEANRIVDNSKSEADGIIKRLRKMESAGVAFRENDLIEAKSNINALRQESNLKRNKVLRRAKNKQTFHVNDEVIVSSYGQRGELLRKVDDKHWEVQMGIIKMKVSTDEMEKVDPEKSKPVSHRASVQRTGSAGIRATLDLRGKRYEEAMTETDRYIDAALLAGYDQVTIIHGKGTGALRTGITKYLQSNRRIKGFEYAPANAGGNGATIVKLK; encoded by the coding sequence ATGAATAATAAAATTTTAAAAACTTTAGAGTATTCAAAAATTAAAAGTGAAATAAATGAATTTATAGGAACAGCAAGTGGTAGAACAGAATTAAACGAAATGGTTCCTGCAGTTGAGCACAGTCTGGTTCAAAACGCGCTTACAGAGACATTGGACGCGGTTAATATCAATCGTGTTAAGGGAGGAATTCCGGTTCCACGGTTAGCAGATATTTCAGAAGCATTGAAACGTCTCAAGATTGATGCCGTTCTAAATGGACAGGAGTTATCCCAAATTGGTAATGTGCTACGTACGACCCGAAATGTCACTGATTTTTTTAGTGATTTGGAAAATGATGACCAACTGGACATGAGAATTTTGGATCAAACCTCTCAAGAGTTAGTGACTGTTCCAGATGTTGAACAAAGGCTTTCAAGATCACTTGAAGGAAACGGACATTTAACTAATGCAGCATCGCCTGATTTAGCATATTTACGGAGTACCATTACCAGAATTGAAAATGAAATTCGACAAAAAATGGAAAAATTAACCCGCGGGAATAACGCTAAGTATTTGAGTGAACCGATTGTGACAATTCGTAATGAACGTTTCGTATTACCGGTTAAAACAGAATACCGTAGTAAGCTAGGCGGGGTTGTTCATGACCAAAGTGCTTCTGGTCAAACTCTGTATATTGAACCGGAAGCAGTAGTTGAGCTGAATAACGATTTGAGGCAGAATCAAGTGGCAGTCGTCCATGAGGAACAGCGAATTTTTCAAGAATTATCAGAGCTAGTTGCGCCTCATCGAGATACTTTAAAGCAAAATGATCATATCTTAGGACATTTTGATCTTCTAAATGCTAAGGCACGTTACGCTGCTAAAATCAAGGCGACAGAGCCCAAAATTTCTGAAGATAATCAAATTAATTTAAGAAAAGCACGCCATCCGTTGATTGATCCTAAAAGGGTTGTTGGCAATGATATTCGACTTGGAAAAGATTTTAAAACACTGATTATTACTGGGCCGAATACGGGGGGAAAGACAATTTCTTTAAAGACGGTCGGATTACTTCAGCTAATGGGGCAATCAGGTATTTTTATTCCAGCCAACGAGAATAGTACGATTGGTATTTTTGATGAGATCTTTGCTGATATCGGAGATGAACAATCCATCGAACAGAATTTAAGTACTTTCTCGTCACACATGGATAATATTATTCATATTTTGGCACAAATCGATAATAATTCTCTAGTACTTTTTGATGAATTGGGCGCCGGAACGGATCCCAAAGAGGGTGCAGCACTAGCTATTGCAATCCTTGATGATGTACGTAATCACGCTTCTTTAGTCATGGCGACTACACATTATCCAGAACTTAAAACATATGGTTATGAACGTTCTGAAACAATTAATGCAAGTATGGAATTTAATGTTGAAACGTTAAAGCCTACTTACAAATTATTAATTGGAATTCCCGGTCAGAGTAATGCGTTCGATATTTCAAGTAGATTGGGCCTGGACAACCGGTTAATATCGCAGGCTCGTGATTTGGTTGACCAAGATAGCCAAGATCTAAATAATATGATTAAAGATTTGACAGATCGTCAGCGTAAGGTTGATAAGCTTTACGATCAATTGGATAATACGGTTGGACAAGCTTCAGGCTATCAAAAAACGATTGTTGACGAACTTAATACCTTGAACAATCGGCGTGCTCAACTTCTTGAACAGGCAAAGGAGGAAGCTAACCGAATTGTTGATAACAGTAAGTCAGAAGCAGATGGAATAATTAAACGACTAAGAAAAATGGAAAGCGCTGGAGTTGCCTTTAGAGAAAATGACTTAATTGAAGCTAAAAGTAATATTAATGCGCTTAGACAAGAATCCAACTTGAAACGTAATAAGGTATTACGTCGTGCTAAAAATAAGCAAACATTTCACGTTAATGATGAGGTCATTGTTTCCAGTTATGGACAACGTGGCGAACTACTCCGAAAAGTTGACGATAAACATTGGGAAGTTCAAATGGGAATCATTAAAATGAAAGTCTCAACAGATGAGATGGAAAAGGTGGATCCTGAAAAGAGCAAACCAGTCAGTCATCGCGCAAGCGTTCAAAGAACCGGGTCGGCAGGTATCAGGGCTACATTGGACTTGCGTGGGAAACGTTATGAAGAAGCTATGACCGAAACTGATCGTTATATTGATGCTGCCTTACTTGCAGGATATGACCAGGTGACAATTATTCATGGTAAAGGGACTGGTGCTTTAAGAACCGGAATTACGAAGTATTTACAGAGTAATCGCAGAATAAAGGGATTTGAGTATGCACCTGCCAACGCAGGCGGAAATGGTGCCACGATTGTTAAGTTAAAGTGA
- a CDS encoding DUF1292 domain-containing protein yields MNNNENEEEQQITLVDDHGNEELYNVLFTFDSEDYGRSYVLLYPSESAEDEEVDIQAYAFTPDENQDLGEGELIPIESDDEWDMVEEVLNTFLGDQDEDNQ; encoded by the coding sequence ATGAATAACAATGAGAATGAAGAAGAACAACAAATTACCTTAGTGGATGATCATGGTAACGAAGAATTGTATAACGTATTGTTTACGTTTGACTCTGAAGACTACGGTCGGTCATACGTACTTCTATATCCTTCAGAGTCAGCTGAAGATGAAGAAGTGGACATCCAGGCTTACGCGTTCACTCCCGATGAGAATCAGGACCTGGGTGAGGGTGAGTTAATTCCCATTGAATCAGATGACGAATGGGATATGGTTGAGGAAGTATTGAATACTTTTCTTGGTGATCAGGATGAAGACAACCAGTAG
- a CDS encoding XTP/dITP diphosphatase, producing MKKSIIIASNNAGKVREFKNALTNFEIKSLGDIGIESEVKENGLTFEENARLKADAYSKLTGLPVIADDSGLQVDALNGRPGVFSARYAGDHNDAANNAKILTELGGLPSEKRKATFHTTLIFKTPDGEEVIANGDLKGRILSVPRGKNGFGYDPLFFVPTLGKSLAELTVDQKNKISHRALAIQELVPLLQKYQ from the coding sequence ATGAAAAAATCGATTATAATTGCGTCAAATAATGCAGGAAAAGTACGTGAATTTAAAAATGCATTAACTAATTTTGAAATTAAATCACTTGGGGATATCGGAATTGAGTCAGAGGTTAAGGAAAACGGATTAACTTTTGAGGAAAATGCTAGATTAAAGGCAGATGCTTACAGTAAGTTAACTGGGTTGCCCGTAATTGCTGATGATTCAGGTTTACAGGTAGATGCTTTAAATGGTCGGCCGGGCGTTTTTTCTGCTCGTTATGCTGGAGATCATAATGACGCAGCTAATAATGCCAAAATACTGACAGAATTAGGAGGACTTCCATCAGAGAAGCGAAAAGCTACTTTTCATACGACCCTGATCTTTAAGACACCTGATGGGGAAGAAGTTATTGCAAATGGTGATTTAAAGGGACGGATTTTAAGTGTTCCTCGCGGGAAAAATGGGTTTGGCTATGATCCGTTATTTTTTGTTCCAACTTTGGGTAAATCACTGGCAGAGCTAACGGTTGACCAAAAGAATAAGATTAGTCATCGGGCCTTGGCTATTCAAGAATTGGTACCACTACTACAAAAATATCAATAA
- a CDS encoding mechanosensitive ion channel family protein has product MFNLNLLAKFGPIQNQLNKINWKNIGDLLLTHLFQIIIITIIFLALNRIGKSILNKLLAQYRTINGGNARGDTIFTVAMNVFKYSIIFFYVYLILSNIGVPVSTLIAGAGIVSIAIGLGAQGLVSDLINGVSILLEGQLRVGDNVTMMTIEGTVTAIGLRSIQLLDADGTVHYIPNRSITTISNHSRGPQSTSVFFLIENLDSIEIAKTALRESLGHLHQTEEKIKSKPVILAPFYDDDSHSIGIKVSFKVSRGYQAAMQTMVLDKILQALREKQISVLSK; this is encoded by the coding sequence ATGTTTAATTTAAATCTATTAGCAAAATTTGGACCTATCCAAAATCAATTAAATAAAATAAATTGGAAAAATATTGGAGACTTATTGCTCACCCATCTTTTTCAAATAATAATAATTACTATAATTTTTTTAGCCTTAAATCGTATTGGAAAATCGATTTTAAACAAATTACTTGCGCAGTATCGTACCATTAACGGTGGTAACGCTCGTGGAGATACTATTTTCACCGTGGCAATGAATGTGTTTAAATATTCCATTATTTTTTTCTATGTTTATCTTATTCTATCAAATATTGGCGTACCAGTTAGTACACTGATTGCTGGTGCCGGTATTGTCAGTATCGCTATTGGGCTTGGTGCACAAGGGCTTGTTTCTGATCTAATAAATGGTGTTAGCATTCTGTTAGAGGGACAGTTGCGGGTCGGCGATAATGTCACTATGATGACTATTGAAGGAACTGTAACTGCAATTGGGCTGCGCTCAATCCAACTTTTGGATGCAGATGGAACCGTGCATTATATTCCGAATAGATCTATCACTACTATTTCCAACCACTCAAGAGGTCCACAAAGCACTTCCGTATTTTTCTTAATTGAAAATTTGGATAGCATAGAAATAGCCAAAACTGCCTTACGTGAATCACTTGGCCATCTACATCAGACAGAAGAAAAAATAAAATCTAAACCTGTTATATTGGCTCCATTTTATGATGATGATTCACATTCAATTGGTATTAAAGTTAGCTTCAAGGTTTCCCGCGGCTATCAGGCAGCTATGCAAACAATGGTTCTCGATAAAATATTACAAGCATTGCGAGAAAAGCAAATTTCAGTCCTTAGCAAGTAA
- the spxB gene encoding pyruvate oxidase, with protein MTTKIEASVAMLKVIESWGVNHIYGYPGGSINSTMKALEEEQENLQYIQVRHEQVGALAAAADAKLTGKIGVCFGSAGPGAVNLLNGLYDAREDKAPVLAIVGQVPHTRMNYDFFQEFNEAPIFDDVSVYNRTIMTPESLPYIIDKAIRMAYKENGVAVVVIPNDFGYVEIPDSKYSTEKTRNQAPILPSPDPELVSEAWDMLKNAKYPVIHLGQGARGATEVYEEISEKLQIPIVITGLAKGVIPDDFEGNMGPFYRASSKVSDELIKKADVLLSIGADFPFAGAVFSDRPLKYIQVDIDQAKFGRHHSLDLGIWSDAKLFGQKLLEVSDLVEARPFYKAALEAQKDWRAYLQKMMDRTEEPLEYEQVYKEINRIADDDAVFSLDVGDNTINSFRFLDMNPKQKILTSALFATRGCGIPGAMAASLSYPGRQAFNIAGDGAFSMVMQDIITEKRYNLPIINIVTSNRHLSFIRSEQDDVPQNEFGVDLTDADYAKIAEGMGIKGIKVDKFSDLHKAFDEAVTEYKAGRPVLIDCNITDKRGIPVELDLNTDGSIYEDPKFLATYDASELKPFDEYLAEYSAD; from the coding sequence ATGACAACTAAAATCGAAGCAAGTGTTGCAATGCTTAAGGTAATTGAATCATGGGGAGTAAACCATATTTATGGTTATCCAGGTGGATCAATTAATTCCACAATGAAAGCATTAGAGGAAGAGCAAGAAAATCTTCAATATATTCAAGTTCGACATGAACAAGTTGGCGCATTAGCAGCGGCAGCAGATGCTAAGCTAACAGGAAAAATTGGAGTTTGTTTTGGTTCAGCGGGCCCTGGGGCTGTTAATTTGTTAAATGGATTGTATGATGCTAGAGAAGATAAAGCTCCAGTATTAGCAATTGTTGGACAAGTTCCACATACTAGAATGAATTATGACTTTTTCCAAGAATTTAATGAAGCACCTATTTTTGATGATGTTTCTGTTTATAATCGAACTATCATGACTCCAGAAAGTCTACCATACATTATTGATAAAGCTATTCGAATGGCTTATAAAGAAAACGGAGTCGCAGTTGTTGTGATTCCTAACGATTTTGGTTATGTAGAAATTCCAGATTCAAAATATTCGACAGAAAAAACAAGAAACCAAGCACCAATTTTGCCATCTCCTGATCCTGAACTTGTTTCAGAAGCTTGGGATATGTTAAAAAATGCAAAGTATCCTGTTATTCACTTGGGACAGGGTGCTCGTGGTGCTACTGAGGTTTATGAAGAAATTTCTGAAAAACTACAAATCCCGATTGTTATTACTGGATTGGCAAAGGGTGTTATTCCCGACGATTTTGAGGGAAACATGGGTCCGTTCTACAGAGCTTCCTCCAAGGTTTCTGATGAATTAATAAAAAAGGCCGATGTACTTCTCTCGATTGGAGCTGATTTTCCTTTTGCTGGCGCAGTATTTAGCGATCGTCCGTTGAAGTATATTCAAGTTGATATTGATCAGGCTAAATTTGGACGCCATCATTCACTAGACTTAGGAATTTGGTCTGATGCAAAATTATTTGGACAAAAGCTATTGGAAGTCAGTGATTTAGTGGAGGCTCGTCCATTTTATAAAGCTGCTTTGGAAGCACAAAAAGATTGGAGAGCTTACTTGCAGAAAATGATGGATCGTACGGAAGAGCCGTTAGAATATGAGCAAGTATACAAAGAAATCAATCGAATTGCTGATGATGATGCTGTATTCTCGCTTGATGTAGGTGATAATACAATTAATAGTTTTAGATTCCTAGACATGAATCCTAAACAAAAAATTCTTACATCTGCATTATTTGCAACAAGGGGATGTGGTATTCCAGGTGCAATGGCTGCATCACTGAGTTATCCAGGGCGACAAGCCTTTAATATAGCTGGTGATGGTGCGTTTTCAATGGTTATGCAGGATATTATTACAGAAAAACGTTACAATTTGCCGATTATCAATATCGTTACTTCAAATCGCCATCTTAGTTTCATTAGATCTGAACAGGATGACGTGCCTCAAAATGAGTTTGGTGTTGATTTAACTGATGCTGATTATGCTAAAATTGCCGAAGGAATGGGAATCAAAGGAATTAAGGTTGATAAATTTAGTGATTTGCATAAGGCGTTTGATGAAGCTGTTACGGAGTACAAAGCAGGACGTCCTGTATTAATTGATTGCAACATTACCGATAAACGCGGGATCCCAGTGGAACTTGATTTGAATACTGATGGTTCAATTTATGAAGATCCTAAGTTCCTTGCAACTTATGATGCGAGTGAATTAAAACCTTTTGATGAGTATTTAGCAGAATATTCTGCAGATTAA
- the trxA gene encoding thioredoxin produces MVEAVTDSNFDEKTKDGVTLTDFWATWCGPCRMQSPVVEQLADEMSDKVSFSKMDVDENPETARSFGIMSIPTLLVKKDGAVVDTIVGYHSKEQLAKILDQYVQEA; encoded by the coding sequence ATGGTTGAAGCAGTTACTGATTCAAATTTTGATGAGAAGACTAAGGATGGCGTTACGCTAACTGATTTTTGGGCAACCTGGTGTGGTCCTTGTCGTATGCAATCTCCAGTTGTTGAGCAGTTGGCAGATGAGATGAGTGATAAAGTTTCGTTTAGTAAGATGGACGTTGATGAAAATCCTGAGACTGCTCGCAGCTTTGGTATTATGAGTATTCCAACCCTTCTTGTAAAAAAGGATGGAGCAGTTGTTGATACAATTGTGGGATATCATTCTAAAGAGCAGCTTGCAAAAATCTTGGACCAATATGTTCAAGAAGCGTAG
- a CDS encoding M24 family metallopeptidase, which produces MSKLDEVQKWVSEQHLDLAYISDFESIHYLTGFGSDPIERVLALFVFPDHEPFLFAPALEVEAIKDTGWNHPVYGYLDHEKPFTLIAEHIKQINPNPVKWGIEKDNLTVDRFELIRGQFPDATFTSDLTPLIQQLRLIKTNDEIAKLDAAGREADYAFEVGFKAIQAGKSEADVAAELEYALKKRGVMNMSFDTLIQAGAHAAEPHGATGATKIQNNELILFDLGTVHEGYISDASRTVALGALNDKQADIYKVCLEAQLTAQAAAKPGITAASLDKIARDIITKAGYGEYFIHRLGHGMGMGEHEFPSIMEGNNMVLQEGMCFSIEPGIYIPEVAGVRIEDCVHITKDGCKPFTHTSKELQYM; this is translated from the coding sequence ATGTCTAAACTTGACGAAGTTCAAAAATGGGTCTCGGAGCAACATCTTGACCTTGCATACATCAGTGATTTTGAAAGTATCCACTATTTAACAGGATTCGGCAGTGATCCAATCGAACGTGTTCTTGCCTTATTTGTTTTTCCAGATCACGAACCATTTCTTTTTGCCCCAGCTCTTGAAGTTGAAGCAATAAAGGACACTGGGTGGAATCACCCTGTTTATGGTTATTTAGATCACGAAAAACCATTTACTTTAATTGCAGAACATATAAAACAAATTAATCCTAACCCCGTGAAGTGGGGAATCGAAAAAGACAACCTCACTGTTGATAGATTTGAATTAATCAGAGGGCAGTTTCCTGACGCTACATTTACTAGTGATCTTACCCCATTAATTCAACAACTACGTTTGATTAAAACCAATGATGAAATTGCTAAATTAGATGCAGCAGGCAGAGAAGCAGACTATGCGTTTGAAGTTGGTTTCAAGGCCATTCAAGCGGGTAAATCTGAAGCCGATGTTGCTGCTGAACTTGAATATGCTCTCAAAAAGCGCGGTGTTATGAACATGAGTTTCGATACCCTTATACAGGCTGGCGCGCACGCTGCCGAACCACATGGGGCAACAGGAGCAACCAAAATTCAAAACAACGAATTAATTTTATTTGATCTTGGTACTGTTCATGAAGGATACATCAGTGACGCATCTAGGACTGTAGCATTAGGTGCTTTAAATGATAAACAAGCAGATATCTATAAAGTTTGTCTAGAAGCACAGTTAACCGCACAAGCAGCTGCCAAACCAGGTATTACGGCTGCCTCACTTGATAAGATTGCTCGTGATATTATTACCAAAGCTGGCTATGGTGAATACTTTATTCACCGTTTAGGTCATGGTATGGGAATGGGCGAGCATGAATTTCCATCAATCATGGAAGGTAATAACATGGTTCTTCAAGAAGGCATGTGCTTCTCTATTGAACCAGGTATCTATATTCCTGAAGTTGCCGGGGTCCGAATTGAAGATTGTGTGCATATCACAAAAGATGGTTGCAAACCGTTCACACACACTTCAAAAGAACTTCAATATATGTAA
- the murI gene encoding glutamate racemase: MIENPIGMMDSGVGGLTVLKVGKNILPNEDFIYIGDEARVPYGPREPQQVLQFTNQMADFLLKQQVKAIVIACNTASAVGADELEEQLDIPVIGMIKPGATSAVNTTKNGRIGIIATEGTVKSHVYTNMILENNSSLRVQEQACQEFVSLVENNELSGRRVESIVHDSLASFKESGIDTLVLGCTHFPLLRDVIQEEVGSQVQLVDPGLEAMKIMRSYLAEDDELQTQNVTAKISLNTTANQVSFTKIADQVISGSKQINTVKLG, translated from the coding sequence ATGATTGAAAATCCAATTGGAATGATGGATTCAGGAGTCGGTGGTTTAACTGTCTTAAAGGTTGGAAAAAATATATTGCCAAATGAAGACTTTATCTATATTGGTGATGAAGCGCGAGTGCCTTATGGTCCACGCGAACCCCAGCAGGTTCTTCAGTTTACTAATCAAATGGCAGATTTTTTATTGAAGCAACAAGTAAAAGCAATTGTCATAGCCTGCAATACGGCATCAGCCGTTGGCGCTGATGAATTGGAGGAACAACTGGATATACCAGTGATCGGGATGATTAAGCCAGGAGCCACTTCTGCAGTTAATACAACCAAAAACGGACGGATTGGCATTATTGCAACAGAGGGAACTGTAAAGTCACATGTTTATACGAATATGATTTTAGAAAACAATTCAAGTTTGAGAGTTCAGGAACAGGCTTGTCAGGAGTTTGTGTCATTAGTCGAGAATAATGAGCTATCTGGTAGACGAGTTGAAAGTATTGTACATGATTCCTTGGCTAGCTTTAAAGAATCCGGAATTGATACCTTGGTATTGGGATGTACGCATTTCCCCTTATTAAGAGATGTTATTCAAGAAGAGGTTGGCTCTCAGGTTCAACTAGTCGATCCGGGTCTTGAAGCTATGAAAATTATGAGAAGTTACTTAGCCGAGGATGATGAATTACAAACTCAAAATGTAACTGCTAAGATTTCTTTGAATACGACGGCAAACCAAGTAAGTTTTACAAAAATTGCTGATCAGGTTATCTCAGGTAGTAAACAAATAAATACGGTTAAATTAGGTTAA
- the ruvX gene encoding Holliday junction resolvase RuvX, whose translation MRLMGLDVGSRTVGIAVSDQLGWTAQGVEIIRINEDEQKFGIERLKELVNQYEVAGFVIGLPKNMNNSEGPRAEAARDYGKLVTDTFGLPIDFQDERLTTVEAERMLVEQADTSRSKRKKVIDKLAASLILENYLGRQGKLLTQLK comes from the coding sequence ATGCGGTTAATGGGATTAGACGTAGGATCAAGAACAGTTGGAATTGCAGTGAGTGACCAACTAGGTTGGACTGCCCAAGGAGTTGAAATCATCCGAATTAATGAGGATGAACAAAAATTTGGAATTGAACGTTTGAAGGAATTAGTTAATCAGTATGAAGTCGCTGGTTTTGTAATTGGACTTCCAAAGAATATGAATAATTCTGAGGGACCCAGAGCAGAGGCTGCTCGTGATTATGGAAAATTAGTGACGGATACATTCGGTCTTCCAATTGATTTTCAAGATGAACGTTTAACAACTGTTGAAGCTGAACGAATGTTGGTTGAGCAGGCAGATACATCGCGATCAAAACGCAAAAAAGTAATTGATAAGTTAGCAGCTAGTTTAATTCTAGAAAACTACTTAGGTCGTCAAGGCAAGTTGCTTACTCAATTGAAATGA